One Gemmatimonadota bacterium genomic region harbors:
- a CDS encoding RNA polymerase sigma factor, giving the protein MLPAIKRPSAPPQSRPLLADTPHFASDLNDLVNRFSSFGRRVASRHGLDAGEVDEVLQDVRIRLWRAASSPGGVRCTNARYIHRVVVSASLDLIRRRRTRRARLVALDHLDPEDLSVDASADALLDADTLTQAVQQALLRLPPARRDAVRLGLLGHDRFEIARLMGWSVARSRNLLYRGLADLRAILEARGIAPSRAGRMGERTSPAEVTSVHCVATRPSDHPARPTRAA; this is encoded by the coding sequence ATGCTCCCAGCCATCAAACGCCCCTCCGCGCCCCCTCAGAGCCGGCCCCTCCTGGCGGACACCCCGCATTTCGCTTCGGACCTGAATGACCTCGTCAACCGATTCTCCTCCTTCGGTCGCCGCGTCGCGTCACGCCATGGCCTCGATGCCGGCGAAGTCGACGAGGTCCTTCAAGATGTCCGGATACGACTCTGGCGTGCGGCCAGCTCCCCCGGTGGGGTGCGGTGTACGAATGCGCGCTACATCCACAGGGTCGTGGTGTCCGCGTCGCTCGACCTGATCCGCCGACGCCGCACACGCCGCGCCCGGCTCGTGGCCCTGGACCACCTCGATCCCGAGGACCTCTCGGTGGATGCGTCGGCAGATGCGTTGCTGGACGCCGATACCCTCACCCAGGCCGTGCAGCAGGCGCTGCTGCGGCTCCCGCCCGCGCGGCGGGACGCCGTGCGCCTCGGCCTGCTCGGGCATGATCGGTTCGAGATTGCGCGCCTGATGGGCTGGAGTGTCGCGCGCTCGCGCAACCTCCTGTATCGGGGGCTTGCTGACCTTCGTGCCATCCTGGAGGCGCGGGGTATTGCCCCGTCGCGTGCTGGGCGCATGGGGGAACGAACCTCGCCAGCCGAGGTGACCTCGGTACATTGTGTGGCGACCCGTCCGAGTGACCACCCCGCGAGGCCCACGCGTGCAGCCTGA
- a CDS encoding gamma-glutamyl-gamma-aminobutyrate hydrolase family protein has translation MTTQTLQAIDGIPSGLPQSDVMNQRYYIAVALAGGAPTLIPLLDDEPEALWSVYDACDGILIPGGVDVDPKHFGEDPHPKLGRIDAARDRVEMQVTRWAVEDRKPLLGLCRGLQVMNVTLGGSLWQDLEEQVPASIKHDYFPTYGFDRDHLAHEVSLTKGSRLRDLMELERIPVNSMHHQGIKTLAPSLAPCAVAPDGLVEAVEIATDGHFMLGVQWHPEVFEMTDPHTRHVFREFINASARRRG, from the coding sequence GTGACGACGCAGACGCTGCAGGCAATCGACGGGATTCCGAGCGGGTTGCCACAGTCTGACGTGATGAACCAGCGGTACTACATCGCCGTCGCCCTCGCGGGCGGCGCCCCGACGCTCATTCCGCTCCTCGACGATGAGCCGGAAGCGCTGTGGTCCGTCTATGATGCCTGCGACGGGATCCTGATCCCTGGCGGGGTGGACGTGGACCCCAAGCACTTCGGCGAGGACCCACATCCCAAGCTCGGCCGCATCGACGCGGCCCGGGACCGGGTGGAAATGCAGGTCACCCGCTGGGCCGTGGAGGACCGCAAGCCGTTGCTCGGGCTCTGTCGCGGCCTTCAGGTCATGAACGTCACCCTGGGTGGTTCCCTGTGGCAGGACCTCGAGGAGCAGGTGCCGGCGTCCATCAAGCACGACTACTTCCCGACGTATGGCTTCGACCGCGACCACCTGGCGCACGAGGTGAGCCTCACGAAGGGGTCGCGCCTGCGTGACCTGATGGAACTCGAGCGGATCCCGGTGAACAGCATGCATCACCAGGGGATCAAGACCTTGGCACCGTCGTTGGCGCCGTGTGCCGTGGCCCCAGACGGGCTGGTCGAGGCGGTGGAGATTGCGACCGACGGGCACTTCATGCTGGGTGTGCAGTGGCATCCCGAAGTCTTCGAGATGACGGACCCGCACACGCGGCACGTCTTCCGCGAGTTCATCAACGCCTCGGCCCGGCGACGCGGATAG
- a CDS encoding PadR family transcriptional regulator, translating into MTDRSEVLQGTLEMMVLKLLTGEAMHGWGLSMRLRAASREVFDVNQGSLYPALQRMVRRGWIRSSWHLTEHNRRARYYEITAEGRRQLVGAIADWERTSAAVHRVLRLSFTGA; encoded by the coding sequence ATGACAGATCGTTCAGAGGTCCTCCAGGGCACCCTCGAAATGATGGTGCTCAAGCTCCTCACCGGCGAAGCGATGCACGGATGGGGGTTGTCGATGCGCTTGCGGGCGGCCTCGCGCGAGGTGTTCGACGTCAACCAGGGATCCCTCTATCCGGCACTCCAGCGCATGGTGCGCCGCGGCTGGATTCGCTCCAGCTGGCACCTGACGGAGCACAACCGGCGGGCGCGGTACTACGAGATCACCGCCGAAGGCCGCCGCCAGCTGGTGGGTGCCATCGCCGATTGGGAACGCACGTCGGCCGCCGTCCACCGGGTACTGCGACTTTCCTTCACGGGAGCCTGA
- a CDS encoding DUF1905 domain-containing protein, translating to MLTSFRGTIIEWRGPAPYYFIVVPAKTCRDLRDMAGFVTYGWGMIPVTARIGATEWTTSLFPREGRYWVPIKDAVRESEGLDEGDRVRIQLALRSR from the coding sequence ATGCTCACGTCCTTCCGCGGCACCATCATCGAATGGCGCGGCCCGGCGCCGTATTACTTCATCGTCGTCCCGGCAAAGACATGCCGTGACCTCCGCGACATGGCGGGCTTCGTCACCTACGGCTGGGGGATGATCCCCGTCACGGCGCGGATCGGCGCCACCGAGTGGACCACCTCGCTCTTTCCGCGCGAAGGGCGATACTGGGTGCCGATCAAGGACGCCGTGCGCGAGTCCGAGGGACTGGACGAAGGGGATCGCGTCCGCATCCAGCTGGCCCTCCGATCGCGTTGA
- a CDS encoding glutamate--cysteine ligase, producing MSQAIGSSAFTPEQYERFREATRAQAAALHTLLARPGFGEGERTLGAELELCIIDRDGNALPVNRALLAANLDPHLTVEIDKFNLEYNLSPVPARGAPFAALQMELHNALASINRTAMAFDGRVVPVGILPTLTERDLTPAALTDLPRYRALNEGLQALRHAPFEVRIDGEDPLTLNAKDITLEGANTSFQVHVRVTPAEFADWYNAAQLATPVALAVASNSPIFLGHQLWDETRVALFKQSLDYRDLDAQRFRPPARVGFGHGWVRQGAAELFDEAVALFPPILPTLSGEEETDTALPRLRELRMHQGTIWRWNRAIYDHSHGGHLRIEMRALPAGPTPLDMAANAAFLVGLTAGLAPTIRSLVAALPFSIAEWNFYRAAQSGVDARLAWPQGVAPSPVERPVTELALELLPVAEAGLESLGVDDHEATRLLRVIRERVASRQTGARWMRQGLDRARRVHGMPGALADVVEGYVARASTGRPVHEWDELTP from the coding sequence GTGTCCCAGGCGATCGGTTCGAGCGCGTTTACGCCCGAGCAGTACGAGCGATTTCGCGAGGCCACGCGAGCCCAGGCCGCCGCGCTGCACACCCTCCTTGCCCGGCCCGGCTTTGGTGAGGGGGAGCGCACCCTCGGCGCGGAACTGGAGTTGTGCATCATCGACCGGGATGGCAACGCTCTTCCGGTGAATCGCGCGCTCCTGGCGGCAAACCTCGACCCGCACCTCACGGTCGAGATCGACAAGTTCAACTTGGAGTACAATCTCTCGCCGGTCCCGGCGCGCGGGGCCCCGTTTGCTGCCCTGCAGATGGAGCTGCACAACGCGCTTGCCTCGATCAACCGGACGGCGATGGCGTTCGACGGGCGCGTGGTGCCGGTGGGCATCCTGCCCACGCTCACCGAGCGCGACCTGACACCGGCGGCGTTGACCGACCTGCCGCGGTACCGGGCGCTCAACGAAGGATTGCAGGCGTTGCGCCACGCGCCATTCGAGGTGCGGATCGACGGGGAGGACCCGTTGACCCTGAATGCGAAGGACATCACGCTCGAGGGGGCGAACACCTCGTTCCAGGTGCATGTGCGCGTGACGCCCGCCGAGTTTGCGGACTGGTACAACGCGGCGCAGCTGGCCACGCCGGTCGCCCTCGCGGTTGCGTCCAACTCCCCGATCTTCCTGGGGCACCAGCTCTGGGATGAGACGCGGGTGGCGTTGTTCAAGCAATCGCTCGACTACCGCGACCTGGACGCGCAGCGGTTCCGGCCGCCGGCACGGGTCGGGTTCGGGCACGGCTGGGTGCGGCAGGGTGCGGCGGAGTTGTTCGACGAGGCGGTCGCGCTGTTTCCGCCGATCTTGCCGACGTTGTCCGGCGAAGAGGAAACAGACACCGCGCTGCCTCGATTGCGGGAGCTCCGGATGCACCAGGGGACGATCTGGCGGTGGAATCGCGCGATCTACGATCACTCGCATGGTGGGCACCTGCGCATCGAGATGCGTGCGTTGCCGGCCGGGCCGACGCCGCTCGACATGGCGGCGAACGCCGCGTTCCTCGTCGGGTTGACGGCGGGGCTCGCCCCAACCATCCGCTCCCTCGTGGCCGCGCTCCCGTTCTCGATCGCCGAGTGGAATTTCTATCGTGCGGCGCAGAGCGGGGTGGATGCGCGCCTCGCGTGGCCGCAGGGCGTGGCGCCGTCACCGGTGGAGCGGCCGGTCACGGAACTGGCCCTGGAGCTGCTGCCGGTGGCCGAGGCCGGGTTGGAGTCGTTAGGCGTGGACGATCACGAGGCGACGCGGCTGTTGCGGGTGATCAGGGAGCGGGTGGCCTCGCGGCAGACCGGGGCTCGCTGGATGCGCCAGGGGCTGGACCGGGCGCGTCGGGTGCACGGGATGCCCGGGGCGCTGGCCGACGTGGTGGAGGGGTATGTGGCGCGCGCGTCGACGGGGCGCCCGGTGCACGAGTGGGATGAGCTGACGCCGTAG
- a CDS encoding DUF885 family protein produces the protein MIIPASWALRLAGIAILHVASTAASAQGAAESRLRALYTTEWEWRGKELARNSDTFPRVDAASQQARLVYWAQVLAALDSIPLAQLAPEEQVNYQVFRTSITALANDIRFKTYEAPFNSDTFFWTEFTPRQGMAQLDEYRRFLTRLRDVPRYFTEQVDNMRAGLARGYTVPRVGVQGRDATIVPYTRADTTNPLYLPFAQMPPTIPAADREALRAEARTVIRETIVPAYTTLLGFMRQEYLPRARTALAATTLPDGEAFYQSQIEKFTTLTLTAAEIHEQGKAEVARIRAEMEVVKAKTGFRGSMAAFFQFLRTDPQFYAKTPRDLLAYSAYVSKKADYKLKEFIGYLPRHRHGIIPVPDAIAPIYTGGRGGLDACMMNTYNLKARTMYTIAALTLHECTPGHSFQAALALEGPPRPAFRNGTGFSGYGEGWGLYTEWLGTLMGVYETPYEDFGRLTYEMWRACRLVIDTGIHKYGWTRQQAIDFLRSNAALSEHEITTEIDRYISWPGQALAYKLGEMQIRRHRREAEAALGATFDQRAFHDAILALGSVPLPVLEARMQKFIADGGKNPTVVP, from the coding sequence ATGATCATTCCAGCGAGCTGGGCGTTGCGCCTGGCCGGCATTGCGATACTACACGTGGCGTCCACGGCGGCTTCGGCGCAGGGCGCGGCGGAGTCGAGACTTCGCGCCCTCTACACCACCGAATGGGAGTGGCGCGGCAAGGAACTCGCCCGCAACAGCGACACCTTTCCTCGTGTGGATGCTGCGTCACAACAGGCCCGCCTGGTGTACTGGGCGCAGGTCCTCGCGGCCCTCGACTCCATCCCGCTCGCGCAGCTCGCTCCGGAGGAACAGGTCAACTACCAGGTGTTCCGTACGTCGATCACGGCGCTGGCCAACGACATCCGCTTCAAGACGTATGAGGCCCCATTCAACAGTGACACCTTCTTCTGGACGGAGTTTACCCCGCGCCAGGGGATGGCCCAGCTGGACGAGTACCGACGGTTCCTGACGCGCTTGCGCGACGTGCCGCGTTACTTCACCGAGCAGGTGGATAACATGCGCGCCGGGCTGGCGCGCGGGTACACGGTGCCGCGGGTCGGCGTGCAGGGACGGGACGCGACGATCGTGCCCTACACAAGGGCAGACACCACCAACCCGCTCTACCTACCGTTCGCGCAGATGCCGCCGACGATCCCGGCCGCGGACCGGGAGGCCCTGCGCGCCGAGGCCCGCACGGTCATCCGTGAGACGATCGTGCCGGCGTACACCACCCTGCTGGGCTTCATGCGACAGGAATACCTCCCGCGCGCGCGGACGGCGCTTGCCGCGACCACGCTTCCCGACGGCGAGGCGTTCTATCAATCGCAGATCGAGAAGTTCACGACCCTCACACTGACCGCCGCCGAGATCCACGAGCAGGGGAAGGCCGAGGTCGCGCGGATTCGCGCGGAGATGGAGGTGGTGAAGGCGAAGACCGGGTTCCGCGGGAGCATGGCGGCGTTCTTCCAGTTCCTGCGCACTGACCCGCAGTTCTACGCAAAGACGCCTCGCGACCTGTTGGCGTATTCGGCGTACGTCTCCAAGAAGGCGGACTACAAGCTCAAGGAGTTCATCGGCTACTTGCCGCGGCATCGGCACGGGATCATCCCGGTCCCGGACGCCATTGCTCCCATCTATACCGGGGGGCGCGGCGGGCTCGACGCCTGCATGATGAACACCTACAACCTGAAGGCGCGCACCATGTACACGATCGCGGCGCTCACGCTGCATGAGTGTACCCCGGGCCATTCGTTCCAGGCCGCGCTGGCCCTGGAAGGGCCGCCACGCCCCGCCTTCCGGAATGGAACCGGCTTCTCCGGGTACGGCGAAGGGTGGGGGCTCTACACCGAGTGGTTGGGCACCCTGATGGGGGTCTATGAGACGCCGTATGAGGATTTCGGACGACTCACCTACGAGATGTGGCGCGCCTGCCGGTTGGTCATCGACACCGGGATCCACAAGTATGGGTGGACACGGCAGCAGGCGATTGATTTCCTGCGCTCCAACGCCGCCCTGTCGGAGCATGAGATCACGACGGAGATCGATCGCTACATCTCGTGGCCGGGACAGGCGCTGGCCTACAAGCTGGGCGAGATGCAGATCCGGCGGCATCGCCGCGAAGCCGAAGCAGCGTTAGGCGCCACGTTCGACCAGCGCGCGTTTCACGATGCGATCCTGGCGCTCGGCTCCGTCCCGCTGCCGGTGCTGGAGGCCCGGATGCAGAAGTTCATCGCCGACGGCGGCAAGAACCCCACGGTCGTGCCGTGA
- a CDS encoding thioredoxin domain-containing protein, producing the protein MRAVQRVVDGITIAAFVGAAYLLSRPGSSLRVELDDHAWRRQIGRVANERWAELVKVAVGSRANSGEVDLIEVTDYQCPYCRRATAVVDSLEAVGIRVAYLHVPPPSRPMSHLGAIAAVCAEDQSRLAPYHRLLMADTTWYGGTSWESLASRSGIDSTAFVTCLQSDSSKSVVSKHADLAKALGVRGTPTFVSRLGVREGVVAAAELERLARKR; encoded by the coding sequence ATGCGCGCCGTACAGAGGGTCGTGGACGGGATCACAATCGCCGCATTCGTTGGCGCGGCTTATCTTCTGAGTCGGCCAGGCTCCTCCCTGCGGGTGGAGTTGGACGATCACGCGTGGCGGCGCCAGATTGGGCGTGTGGCCAACGAACGATGGGCAGAACTGGTGAAGGTGGCGGTGGGCTCACGGGCAAACTCGGGTGAAGTGGATCTCATCGAAGTCACCGACTACCAGTGCCCTTATTGCCGCCGCGCCACCGCGGTGGTCGACTCACTTGAGGCGGTGGGGATCCGTGTGGCCTACCTCCACGTTCCTCCGCCGTCGCGTCCCATGTCGCACCTCGGTGCGATCGCGGCCGTGTGCGCAGAGGACCAGTCGCGGTTGGCGCCATATCACCGATTGCTGATGGCCGACACCACCTGGTACGGTGGGACGAGTTGGGAATCGTTGGCGAGCAGGAGTGGCATCGATTCGACCGCTTTCGTGACCTGCCTGCAGAGTGACAGCTCCAAGTCGGTCGTGAGCAAGCACGCGGACCTGGCGAAGGCACTGGGTGTGCGCGGAACACCAACGTTTGTCAGCCGCCTTGGAGTACGCGAGGGAGTTGTTGCAGCTGCCGAACTTGAGCGACTTGCGCGCAAGAGGTGA
- the hypB gene encoding hydrogenase nickel incorporation protein HypB, with protein sequence MSQTRIVEVRAGVLKKNDELARALRTRFEDAGVFVVNLVSSPGTGKTQLLERTLTELAASGQRCAALVGDLETDNDARRLARSGVPVRQINTHGRCHLEAEMIGDFLGDWDLGALDVLFIENVGNLVCPASYDLGEALRVALLSVTEGEDKPQKYPTMFNSADVALITKIDLAEACEFDRAAAHAAIHDVRPGMTILELSAKRGTGMAEWHQLLADRRGAWQANHK encoded by the coding sequence ATGAGCCAGACCCGAATTGTGGAAGTGCGTGCCGGTGTGCTCAAGAAGAACGATGAGCTGGCGCGTGCGTTGCGGACGCGGTTCGAGGACGCCGGCGTCTTTGTCGTCAACCTCGTGTCCAGCCCGGGCACCGGGAAGACGCAACTGCTGGAGCGCACCCTCACCGAGTTGGCGGCGTCCGGGCAGCGGTGCGCTGCCCTGGTCGGAGACCTCGAGACCGACAACGATGCCCGGCGGCTGGCCCGGAGCGGCGTCCCGGTCCGGCAGATCAACACACACGGGCGGTGCCACCTGGAAGCCGAGATGATCGGCGACTTTCTCGGCGACTGGGACCTTGGCGCGCTGGACGTGTTGTTCATCGAGAACGTCGGCAACCTGGTCTGCCCCGCGAGCTACGACCTGGGCGAGGCGCTGCGCGTGGCCCTGCTCTCCGTGACGGAGGGCGAGGACAAGCCGCAGAAGTATCCAACGATGTTCAACTCCGCGGACGTCGCCCTGATCACCAAGATCGACCTCGCGGAGGCCTGCGAGTTTGACCGGGCTGCGGCCCACGCCGCCATCCATGACGTGCGCCCGGGGATGACCATCCTCGAACTCTCGGCGAAACGCGGGACCGGGATGGCCGAATGGCACCAGCTGCTCGCCGACCGCCGGGGCGCCTGGCAGGCTAACCACAAATAG
- a CDS encoding sigma-70 family RNA polymerase sigma factor — MRGVRQEGPALRGRGGAFDGWEHEDADSGATSCDKREPRWTSACLPVSRRYHRPVSPETSVTSCLAKWRAGEAGALDSLLPLVYGELRAVAGAQLRGEQTGHTLGATALVHEAYVRLAEREQLDAKDRGHFFAIAARSMRQVLVDHARSRQRDKRGSGSTHLPLDLVENLVGERAADELLALDEALDRLALASPRAAAVVERRFFAGLSLEETALSLETSVKTIQRDWIQARAWLRKEIAADLGIEL, encoded by the coding sequence ATGCGGGGTGTCCGCCAGGAGGGGCCGGCTCTGAGGGGGCGCGGAGGGGCGTTTGATGGCTGGGAGCATGAGGATGCTGATTCGGGTGCCACCAGCTGCGACAAAAGGGAGCCGCGTTGGACATCGGCTTGCCTCCCGGTGTCCAGGAGGTATCATCGACCCGTGTCGCCCGAGACCTCGGTCACCTCATGCCTCGCGAAATGGCGCGCCGGAGAAGCCGGCGCGCTCGACAGCCTGCTCCCCTTGGTGTACGGCGAGCTACGCGCGGTCGCCGGTGCGCAGTTGCGGGGGGAACAGACCGGCCACACCCTGGGGGCAACCGCCCTCGTTCATGAGGCCTACGTGCGCCTCGCCGAGCGTGAACAGCTGGACGCGAAGGACCGAGGACACTTCTTCGCCATCGCGGCGCGCTCGATGCGCCAGGTGCTGGTGGACCATGCGCGATCACGCCAGCGCGACAAGCGCGGATCGGGGTCGACGCACCTGCCCCTGGACTTGGTGGAGAACCTGGTTGGCGAACGCGCAGCCGACGAGTTGCTCGCGCTGGATGAGGCCCTGGATCGCCTCGCACTGGCCAGTCCGCGCGCGGCGGCGGTCGTGGAGCGCCGCTTCTTTGCCGGGTTGAGCCTGGAAGAGACCGCCTTGAGCCTCGAGACCTCCGTCAAAACCATCCAGCGCGACTGGATCCAGGCGCGAGCGTGGCTGCGCAAGGAGATCGCGGCAGACCTCGGCATCGAGCTGTAG
- a CDS encoding serine/threonine protein kinase, whose protein sequence is MQPENWERLGSIFLDALELAGEPRRAYIEEACAGDPRLRAEVEAMIAAHGEGSVPDSPVLLLPGARPMGERLAVGTLLGPYRLEEIVARGGMGEVYRAVRVDDQYQTQVAIKVVRPERTSSDLLRRFRQERQILAQLNHPSIVTLLDGGMTPAGFPYLVMQFVDGVPITRYVKDRELPLVERLRLFLAVCDAVQFAHAHLVVHRDLKPSNILVRADGTPRLLDFGIAKLIDAGAEESATGDLLLLTPEHAAPEQFLGQPVTTATDVYALGVLLYELIAGARPFAKIPPPDLPRAVCEDPPPPPGAIVPVHEDLEQVVLKALRKEPARRYASAGQLAEDITRFLGGWPVVARPDSAPYRFRRFVSRNRLGVGAAAVALVALVGAAGWSAWQSARRAAALEVAEAERARANRITNFVLGAFRATNPSETRGRTVTARELLDAAAARAAKDLAGDPAALADIQLAMGQAYGFIGLAGRAESLLTQAVDARTAMDPVQPLEVATAREWRARTRLTAGRFEEGIREMRAVLDVRERTLGPNAIELVPALQRIALATFQTNDSAAVKVRSLAMLDRAVSIVERADSGQTMTAADLHRIRAWITGAQGKTSEAVAIQRRAVEIATAAARDRDDPALFNFRETLALMLAQDSQGDSSIAIHRALLAERRRVYGQVHELVSYSLYNLADALHDAGRNKEAAPIMREAVEMREKVFGERHIQTAYALGAEGNIFAGLGRLTEAIDTYQRAISIAEPVIGGDNVVVLDWYEFSAILQTHVGRTNDALKSLTVLVERGYTNLARPEFAKLARHPRFPALEARVRPVK, encoded by the coding sequence GTGCAGCCTGAGAACTGGGAGCGCCTCGGTTCCATCTTCCTGGACGCCCTTGAGCTTGCGGGCGAACCACGTCGCGCCTACATCGAGGAAGCGTGCGCTGGTGATCCGCGGCTCCGCGCCGAGGTGGAGGCGATGATTGCGGCGCACGGGGAGGGGAGCGTGCCGGACAGTCCCGTCCTCCTCCTTCCCGGTGCTCGTCCCATGGGGGAACGACTGGCCGTGGGCACGCTGCTTGGCCCCTACCGGCTGGAAGAGATCGTGGCGCGCGGTGGGATGGGCGAGGTGTACCGCGCGGTCCGGGTCGACGACCAGTACCAGACGCAGGTGGCGATCAAGGTGGTTCGTCCGGAGCGGACCTCGTCGGACTTGCTGCGGAGGTTCAGGCAGGAGCGCCAGATCCTCGCCCAGCTGAACCACCCGAGTATCGTGACCCTCCTCGATGGGGGGATGACCCCCGCAGGGTTCCCGTACCTCGTGATGCAATTCGTGGATGGCGTGCCCATCACACGGTACGTGAAGGACCGGGAGCTCCCCCTGGTCGAGCGCTTGCGGCTCTTCCTGGCCGTGTGCGACGCCGTGCAGTTCGCGCACGCACACCTGGTGGTGCATCGCGATCTCAAGCCATCGAACATCCTGGTGCGTGCGGATGGCACGCCTCGCCTGCTCGATTTCGGGATCGCCAAGCTGATCGATGCAGGCGCTGAGGAGTCCGCGACCGGGGATCTCCTGCTGTTGACCCCTGAACACGCCGCGCCGGAGCAGTTCCTTGGCCAGCCGGTCACCACGGCGACCGATGTGTACGCGCTCGGGGTATTGCTGTACGAGCTGATTGCTGGCGCCCGGCCCTTCGCGAAGATTCCACCGCCGGACTTGCCGCGTGCGGTCTGCGAGGACCCGCCGCCGCCGCCGGGCGCGATCGTCCCGGTGCATGAGGACCTGGAACAGGTGGTGTTGAAGGCCCTGCGGAAGGAGCCCGCGCGCCGGTACGCCTCAGCGGGCCAGCTGGCCGAGGACATCACGCGCTTTCTCGGCGGGTGGCCCGTCGTGGCCCGGCCGGATTCGGCGCCGTACCGCTTTCGCCGGTTTGTCAGCCGGAATCGCCTGGGGGTTGGCGCGGCCGCGGTCGCGCTCGTGGCGCTCGTCGGTGCGGCCGGCTGGTCCGCCTGGCAGTCGGCCCGGCGCGCCGCCGCCCTCGAGGTCGCGGAGGCTGAGCGCGCCCGGGCGAATCGCATCACCAACTTCGTGCTCGGTGCGTTTCGGGCGACCAATCCCAGTGAGACACGCGGTCGCACGGTCACGGCACGTGAGCTATTGGACGCAGCGGCGGCGCGCGCCGCAAAGGACCTCGCCGGTGACCCGGCGGCCCTGGCCGACATACAACTCGCCATGGGCCAGGCGTACGGGTTCATCGGACTTGCCGGCCGGGCCGAGTCACTCCTGACGCAGGCGGTCGACGCTCGGACGGCGATGGACCCCGTCCAGCCACTGGAAGTCGCGACCGCGCGTGAATGGCGTGCGCGCACGCGGTTGACGGCGGGCCGATTTGAGGAGGGCATTCGCGAGATGCGCGCGGTGCTCGATGTCCGCGAACGCACGCTGGGGCCAAACGCGATCGAGCTGGTACCTGCGCTGCAGCGCATCGCCCTCGCGACGTTCCAAACGAACGATAGTGCTGCCGTGAAGGTGAGGTCCCTGGCGATGCTGGATCGTGCCGTGTCGATCGTGGAACGCGCAGACTCGGGGCAGACCATGACGGCCGCTGACCTGCACCGCATCCGCGCGTGGATCACAGGTGCTCAGGGCAAGACCAGCGAGGCTGTTGCCATTCAGCGACGTGCGGTGGAGATCGCCACGGCGGCCGCCCGGGACAGGGACGACCCCGCGCTCTTCAACTTCCGCGAAACGCTGGCGCTGATGCTGGCTCAGGACAGCCAGGGCGACTCCTCGATAGCGATCCATCGCGCGTTGCTCGCCGAACGTCGGCGTGTGTACGGCCAGGTTCATGAGTTGGTCTCCTACAGCCTCTACAACCTGGCCGATGCCCTACATGATGCGGGACGGAACAAAGAGGCGGCGCCGATCATGCGAGAGGCTGTGGAGATGCGGGAGAAGGTCTTTGGAGAGCGGCACATACAGACCGCGTACGCCCTTGGCGCCGAGGGGAACATCTTCGCTGGACTCGGCCGCCTGACGGAGGCGATCGACACGTATCAGCGGGCCATCTCGATCGCTGAACCCGTCATCGGCGGAGACAATGTCGTCGTGCTGGACTGGTACGAATTCTCGGCGATCCTGCAAACACATGTCGGGCGCACGAACGACGCGCTGAAGTCGCTGACCGTCCTGGTGGAGCGAGGGTATACCAATCTCGCGCGGCCCGAGTTTGCGAAACTCGCGCGTCACCCACGATTTCCTGCGTTGGAGGCGCGGGTACGTCCGGTGAAGTAG
- the hypA gene encoding hydrogenase maturation nickel metallochaperone HypA, with protein sequence MHELSLAHGIVEQSIAAAERLRAARVVAVQLRVGRLAGVEAGALVFCYDIASQGTVLEGSRLEIIDVPLVVWCAHCLKEVELPGIQRLRCPTCDTLCGEIRHGRELEIASLEIEESDG encoded by the coding sequence ATGCACGAGCTGTCGCTGGCCCATGGGATCGTGGAACAGAGCATCGCGGCGGCGGAACGGCTCCGTGCAGCGCGGGTGGTGGCCGTGCAGCTGCGGGTGGGACGGCTGGCGGGGGTGGAAGCCGGCGCCCTCGTCTTCTGCTACGACATCGCCAGCCAGGGGACCGTGCTCGAAGGATCGCGGCTCGAGATCATCGACGTGCCGCTGGTTGTCTGGTGCGCCCACTGTCTGAAGGAAGTGGAGCTGCCGGGGATCCAACGGCTCCGCTGCCCGACCTGCGACACGCTGTGTGGCGAGATTCGCCACGGAAGGGAATTGGAGATCGCCTCCCTGGAGATCGAGGAATCGGACGGATGA